The proteins below come from a single Gimesia alba genomic window:
- a CDS encoding sulfatase family protein produces the protein MSALRKLFPVLIVVLCLFTSRSIVQADSKTSRPNIVMIISDDQSWNDYGFMGHEHIKTPQLDKLASESAVFKRGYVPTSLCRPSLMTMITGLYPCQHKITGNDPPKGMDRQKLLKHVRSVDCLPTMLGKLGYQSFQSGKWWEGNPTNAGFTSAMTHGDPKRGGRHGDLGLKVGREGMAPVYQFLDDCGQDPFFVWYAPFLPHTPHNPPKRLLDKYRSQELPIELSYYYAMCEWFDETCGQLLDYLDKKDLSKNTIVVYVTDNGWIQYVPANDQERKKMKRRFRYAPKSKRSPYDGGVRTPIMIRWPDKIKPAEYDTLVSSIDLAPTLLNAVGLKPTKAMEGINLLEVIKQGGKTERKAIFGDIYEHDMIDIDDPSSSLKYRWCIEGKWKAIFPGLRLTGEKAELFDLSQDPFERTNMAAKNPAQLKQLRNLTEAWWDATAK, from the coding sequence GTGAGTGCATTAAGAAAGTTGTTTCCTGTTTTGATCGTGGTACTGTGCCTCTTTACTTCGCGGAGTATTGTGCAGGCCGATTCCAAGACCAGCCGACCGAATATCGTGATGATTATCTCAGATGACCAGTCTTGGAATGATTATGGTTTTATGGGCCATGAACATATTAAGACACCCCAACTGGATAAGCTGGCTTCTGAAAGTGCTGTTTTTAAACGCGGGTACGTTCCAACCAGTTTGTGCCGCCCCAGTTTGATGACGATGATTACGGGACTGTATCCGTGCCAGCATAAAATTACGGGCAATGATCCCCCGAAGGGAATGGATCGGCAGAAATTGTTAAAGCATGTACGCAGCGTGGATTGCCTGCCAACGATGCTGGGCAAGTTGGGCTATCAAAGTTTCCAGTCTGGCAAATGGTGGGAAGGCAATCCCACGAATGCCGGATTTACATCGGCGATGACACACGGTGATCCCAAACGGGGAGGCCGACATGGAGACCTGGGGCTGAAAGTGGGACGTGAAGGGATGGCCCCCGTTTATCAATTCCTGGATGATTGTGGGCAAGATCCGTTCTTCGTGTGGTATGCTCCGTTTCTGCCTCATACGCCTCACAATCCACCCAAGCGACTATTGGATAAATATCGCAGCCAAGAGCTGCCAATTGAATTGTCGTATTACTATGCAATGTGCGAATGGTTCGATGAGACCTGCGGCCAACTGTTAGACTACCTGGATAAAAAAGATCTTTCTAAAAACACAATTGTGGTATATGTGACTGATAATGGCTGGATTCAATATGTCCCAGCGAACGATCAGGAACGAAAAAAGATGAAACGTCGTTTTCGTTACGCTCCCAAATCCAAGCGTAGTCCCTATGACGGTGGTGTCCGCACTCCGATTATGATTCGCTGGCCTGATAAAATTAAGCCGGCAGAATATGACACTCTGGTCAGCAGTATTGACCTGGCGCCAACTCTGTTGAATGCCGTCGGTTTAAAGCCGACGAAAGCAATGGAAGGTATCAATCTGCTCGAAGTGATTAAGCAGGGGGGCAAAACAGAGCGTAAGGCGATTTTCGGTGACATCTATGAACATGATATGATTGATATCGACGACCCGTCTTCCAGTTTGAAATACCGTTGGTGCATAGAAGGCAAGTGGAAAGCCATTTTCCCCGGGCTGCGTCTGACTGGAGAGAAAGCCGAGCTGTTTGATCTTTCTCAAGATCCGTTCGAACGAACAAATATGGCTGCTAAAAATCCTGCTCAGTTGAAGCAGCTGCGGAATCTGACCGAGGCCTGGTGGGACGCGACTGCCAAATAG
- a CDS encoding [protein-PII] uridylyltransferase family protein has product MNKPVMHNNVAKLLDPAVPITDEDIQLLLSQIGFTDQERALIRFRELCTTPHVREELTQILPTLLQALTDAATPDGSLINFERFMHSVSQPEEMLSFLTHNPRAVEILVRLFVGSQFLTEILLKNPDYLERLTRYNRIAEFKSQQQFFSEAMAATRQESKTTAEKFDILRRFQRWELLRIGACDTFGLMDLKNITVQLSLLADGLVQTCLTILAEEMELPLDDFAVLAFGKLGGEELNYSSDIDLVFIAGDNSTQYWQLGQRLIKSLMESTSEGFLYRVDMRLRPWGRSGALVTTVDAYVDYFAKHGRLWEKQAMLKARVIAGNQKLGVEFFRRIEPQIFNCDPEEVRKNVLEMKQRIETTLKKKGKDWGEVKSGKGSIRDVEFTTQYLQMANGAQYSAIRSINTLDGLVRLVDHGLIQADEYQHLTSGYVFFRKIEHALQLMHYNQEHHMPTDERELAYLARRLDFPDGNQLVQYYEQHRKAVRNIFKKYIHAPSEQNDTDQTADSEQESHLLGMMAASYSKVFNESEIEKHSQMAKKLGDSNIVELVTEKIPDNQLRLTMVGFDQTGDLSLICGLLFVYGFDIQKGHLFTNQKVKPASSSRSRSSQTGENSKSTRKFVIVLDVKSPEELILPTIWTDYKADLTELLSKVATGKIQEAVGELAKRVAAALRDLSQASQVLYPVEIELDNETDSRHTILRIESEDTIGFLYELTNALSMSGIDIARMVIDSEGNKARDVLYVTDDKGEKISSEEQQQGLRAAVVLIKHFTHLLPRSPNPEAALLHFREFLEHLFKQPNWVEEISSLERTSVLSALARLLGVSDFLWEDFLRLQHSNLFPVVTNVEELKHRISFEELKTELARDLAQASSFEEQQEKLNAFKDREMLRTDMRHILGHISEFGQFSEELTDVAEVVVQGAYEICNQQLEERYGVPHLESDGPCRLSICALGKCGGRELGFASDIELMFIYEGTGQTTGPEVITNNEYYLKLVERFTKMIKTRSEGIFQIDLRLRPYGQAGSLAVSAEAFQSYFSHEGAAWPYERQALVKLRPIAADDGFGNDIVRMRDDIIYSGKPFDVAAMLAMREKQIQQLVKGGTINAKLGDGGLVDCEYIIQGLQITYGHRNPMLRTTNTLEGICALKELGLISPVDFQNLRNAYIFLRRLIDALRMVRGNAKDLTVPPQDQEEFEFLARRLGYGSHTEKLQNEITSTMECVRDFGRLLDPIKALTIRTNG; this is encoded by the coding sequence ATGAACAAACCCGTCATGCACAATAATGTTGCAAAATTACTTGATCCAGCTGTCCCTATTACGGATGAAGACATTCAGTTGTTACTTTCTCAGATTGGTTTCACTGATCAGGAACGTGCCCTGATCCGATTCCGGGAATTGTGCACCACACCTCACGTGCGTGAAGAACTCACACAGATCTTGCCCACGCTATTACAGGCACTCACCGATGCCGCCACTCCTGATGGATCACTCATCAATTTTGAACGCTTTATGCACAGTGTCTCACAACCGGAAGAGATGTTGAGCTTTCTCACACATAATCCCCGCGCGGTGGAAATTCTGGTCAGATTATTTGTCGGCAGTCAGTTCTTGACAGAAATTCTGTTAAAAAATCCGGATTACCTGGAACGACTGACCCGCTACAATCGGATTGCAGAGTTCAAAAGCCAGCAGCAGTTTTTCTCGGAAGCAATGGCAGCCACACGCCAGGAATCCAAGACGACTGCAGAAAAGTTCGACATCTTACGCCGTTTCCAGCGCTGGGAGCTGCTCAGAATTGGGGCCTGTGATACGTTCGGCCTGATGGACCTCAAAAATATCACAGTCCAACTTTCGCTCCTTGCTGACGGGCTTGTTCAAACCTGCCTGACCATTCTCGCGGAAGAGATGGAACTACCGCTTGACGATTTTGCTGTCCTCGCGTTTGGAAAACTGGGAGGTGAAGAGTTGAACTACAGCTCTGACATCGACCTCGTATTTATCGCCGGAGACAATTCGACACAATATTGGCAATTGGGGCAGCGGCTCATTAAATCATTAATGGAGTCTACGTCGGAAGGTTTCCTGTATCGTGTGGATATGCGATTGCGTCCCTGGGGCCGATCAGGAGCGCTCGTAACAACCGTTGACGCATATGTAGATTATTTTGCCAAACATGGACGCCTGTGGGAAAAACAGGCCATGCTGAAAGCCCGCGTGATTGCCGGCAACCAGAAACTGGGAGTCGAATTCTTTCGCCGGATTGAACCACAGATTTTTAACTGTGATCCGGAAGAAGTCCGAAAAAATGTTCTGGAGATGAAGCAGCGCATCGAAACAACACTCAAAAAAAAGGGCAAAGACTGGGGCGAAGTCAAATCGGGCAAAGGCTCAATCCGCGATGTCGAATTCACCACGCAGTACCTGCAAATGGCCAATGGTGCACAGTATTCCGCCATCCGCAGTATCAATACACTTGATGGTCTCGTCAGGTTAGTTGACCACGGTCTGATTCAAGCTGATGAATACCAGCATTTAACCAGCGGCTATGTCTTTTTTCGAAAAATTGAACACGCTCTACAATTGATGCACTACAACCAGGAACACCATATGCCGACCGATGAACGGGAACTGGCATACCTGGCACGGCGGCTCGATTTCCCGGACGGAAACCAGTTAGTCCAATACTACGAACAACATCGCAAGGCCGTCAGAAATATATTTAAAAAGTACATTCACGCCCCATCCGAGCAGAATGACACAGACCAGACGGCTGACTCGGAACAGGAAAGTCACCTGCTCGGGATGATGGCTGCATCTTACTCTAAAGTGTTTAACGAATCTGAAATCGAAAAACACAGTCAGATGGCCAAAAAACTGGGCGACTCCAACATTGTCGAACTCGTAACAGAAAAAATTCCCGATAACCAGTTGCGGCTCACCATGGTCGGCTTCGATCAGACCGGAGACTTATCGTTAATCTGCGGTTTACTGTTTGTCTATGGCTTTGATATTCAAAAAGGGCACCTGTTTACGAACCAGAAAGTCAAACCTGCCAGCTCGTCCCGGAGCCGTTCTTCCCAAACCGGGGAGAACTCAAAAAGCACGCGGAAGTTTGTGATTGTGCTTGATGTGAAATCGCCAGAAGAACTGATACTCCCCACGATCTGGACAGATTACAAAGCCGACTTAACAGAACTGCTGAGTAAAGTCGCGACAGGAAAAATTCAGGAAGCCGTCGGCGAATTGGCCAAACGCGTCGCGGCAGCCCTGCGTGATCTGTCTCAGGCCAGTCAGGTACTGTATCCGGTCGAAATTGAACTCGATAATGAAACCGACAGCAGACACACCATTCTGCGCATTGAATCCGAAGACACCATCGGCTTCTTATATGAACTGACCAACGCCCTCTCCATGAGCGGCATTGATATCGCACGCATGGTCATCGATTCAGAAGGAAATAAAGCCAGAGACGTCCTGTATGTGACGGATGATAAAGGCGAAAAAATCAGTTCTGAAGAACAACAACAGGGCTTGAGGGCGGCCGTTGTGCTCATCAAGCATTTTACCCACCTGCTGCCTCGCTCCCCCAATCCGGAAGCAGCGTTGCTGCATTTTCGTGAATTTCTCGAACATCTGTTTAAACAGCCCAACTGGGTGGAAGAAATTTCTTCCCTCGAACGCACGAGTGTGCTCAGCGCGCTGGCCAGACTGCTCGGCGTGAGCGATTTCCTCTGGGAAGACTTCTTGCGTTTGCAGCACTCCAATCTCTTTCCTGTGGTGACCAATGTCGAAGAACTGAAACATCGAATTTCGTTCGAAGAGCTCAAAACTGAACTCGCCCGTGATCTAGCACAGGCATCTTCGTTCGAAGAACAACAGGAAAAGTTGAATGCCTTTAAAGACCGGGAAATGTTACGTACAGATATGCGTCACATCCTTGGACACATTTCCGAATTCGGTCAATTCTCGGAAGAACTGACAGACGTCGCAGAAGTTGTTGTCCAGGGCGCTTATGAAATCTGTAATCAACAACTCGAAGAACGCTATGGCGTTCCCCATCTCGAATCAGACGGTCCCTGTCGTTTATCGATTTGCGCTTTAGGGAAATGTGGAGGCCGCGAGCTCGGCTTTGCTTCCGATATCGAGTTGATGTTTATCTATGAAGGCACAGGTCAGACGACAGGCCCGGAAGTCATTACGAATAATGAATACTACCTGAAACTGGTCGAAAGATTCACTAAGATGATTAAGACCCGCAGCGAGGGAATTTTCCAAATCGATTTGCGGCTTCGCCCTTACGGGCAGGCTGGAAGTCTGGCTGTTTCAGCAGAAGCGTTCCAAAGTTACTTTTCCCATGAAGGAGCGGCCTGGCCTTATGAACGTCAGGCCTTAGTAAAATTGCGCCCCATCGCAGCAGATGACGGATTTGGAAACGACATCGTCAGAATGCGCGATGATATTATTTATTCCGGGAAACCATTCGACGTCGCAGCCATGCTGGCCATGCGGGAAAAACAGATCCAGCAGTTGGTAAAAGGAGGCACGATCAATGCCAAACTCGGCGATGGAGGACTCGTTGACTGTGAATATATTATTCAAGGGCTGCAAATCACCTATGGTCACCGCAATCCCATGCTGCGAACGACTAACACACTCGAAGGAATTTGCGCCTTAAAAGAACTGGGCTTGATCAGCCCCGTTGATTTTCAAAATTTACGAAACGCTTATATCTTCCTCAGACGTTTAATTGACGCCCTGCGAATGGTTCGTGGCAATGCCAAAGACTTAACCGTCCCTCCTCAGGACCAGGAAGAATTTGAATTTCTCGCGCGGAGACTGGGCTACGGTTCGCATACGGAAAAATTGCAGAATGAAATTACGTCTACAATGGAATGTGTTCGCGACTTCGGCCGCTTATTGGATCCCATTAAAGCGCTAACCATTCGCACAAATGGCTGA
- a CDS encoding endonuclease/exonuclease/phosphatase family protein: MRLLSYNIHKGIGGRDRRYRLERVISVIESENPDIVCLHEVDRNVKRSRFNNQPKIFAEYFNMQESLYQLNVKLKTGGYGNLILSRWPFLSQHQISLTNKWRKARGAQIVVVDSPEGPFQLVNFHLGLAERERHWQIDHLLTHRLFQEGNGHPVLIVGDTNDWRNTLAKGTFSEHEFEEVTHPPSKFRSFPAYMPVGTLDKAFVRGEIGIRHAKLSRSKMSREASDHLPLVIDFHLNEHARDFMKKAEH, translated from the coding sequence ATGCGACTACTAAGCTATAATATTCACAAAGGGATTGGCGGACGGGATCGGCGTTATCGGTTGGAACGCGTGATCAGCGTAATTGAGTCGGAAAACCCAGATATTGTCTGCCTGCATGAAGTGGATCGAAATGTAAAACGGTCCCGATTTAATAATCAGCCCAAAATCTTTGCTGAATATTTCAATATGCAGGAATCTCTGTACCAGTTGAATGTGAAATTGAAGACGGGCGGCTATGGAAACTTGATCCTGTCTCGTTGGCCGTTTCTGTCACAGCATCAGATTTCTCTGACGAACAAATGGCGCAAAGCCCGTGGTGCCCAGATTGTTGTTGTGGATTCCCCGGAAGGGCCATTTCAATTAGTCAACTTCCATTTGGGACTGGCAGAACGGGAACGGCATTGGCAAATTGATCACTTGCTGACACATCGCCTGTTTCAAGAAGGAAATGGGCATCCGGTGCTGATTGTCGGGGATACAAATGACTGGAGGAATACCCTGGCGAAGGGGACGTTTTCTGAGCATGAATTTGAAGAAGTTACCCATCCTCCCTCAAAGTTTCGGTCGTTTCCTGCATATATGCCCGTTGGTACTTTGGATAAAGCATTTGTTCGGGGTGAAATAGGTATCAGACATGCGAAGTTGTCTCGCTCGAAAATGTCGAGGGAAGCGTCTGACCATTTACCGCTGGTGATTGACTTTCATTTAAATGAGCACGCGCGTGACTTCATGAAAAAAGCAGAGCACTGA